Proteins from a single region of Fodinibius sp. Rm-B-1B1-1:
- a CDS encoding alpha-amylase family glycosyl hydrolase: MINRSSFYTRILPVVLLFSVSVFTLGCSNTSEQQADPQEHIEHPEWSKSANMYEVNIRQYTEEGTFKAFQEHLPRLKEMGIDILWLMPVHPIGEKKRKGELGSYYSIKDYTAVNPNFGTMEDFKELVEATHEHDMKLFLDWVPNHTAWDHPWTEEHPEYYMKDSTGAITYEADWTDIAQLNYENKELWDKMIEKMKFWIEETNIDGYRVDHAGHDIPLDFWKRAIPEVNESKKDFFWLAEWNTPEMHPWFDATYTWEFFHLITEVAAGEAPVDEITAQIKKDQERFPDHAYRLYFTSNHDENSWNGTDEELYGDNFENFAVLTATIDGMPLVYSGQETALDKRLEFFQKDPIEWEDEEYEDFYQTLFELKDRNKALWNGQYGGDFVPVDTESDGQTYAYKRVKGDDEVFVILNFEGSEQDISFPDLVEETEYTDVFNDDTITVNSDGITLGANAYIVLEK; this comes from the coding sequence ATGATAAATCGTTCCTCATTTTATACCCGAATACTACCGGTCGTATTACTGTTTTCGGTTTCTGTGTTTACTCTGGGCTGTAGTAATACTTCCGAGCAGCAAGCAGATCCGCAAGAGCATATTGAGCACCCGGAGTGGTCGAAAAGTGCTAATATGTACGAGGTCAATATTCGGCAATATACCGAAGAGGGTACCTTCAAAGCGTTTCAGGAGCACCTGCCACGTCTTAAAGAAATGGGGATCGATATTCTTTGGTTGATGCCAGTCCATCCCATCGGAGAAAAGAAGCGCAAAGGAGAGTTGGGCAGCTATTATTCTATCAAGGATTACACGGCTGTAAATCCAAACTTTGGGACAATGGAAGACTTCAAAGAATTGGTTGAAGCAACTCATGAGCATGATATGAAGTTGTTTTTAGATTGGGTGCCCAATCATACGGCTTGGGATCATCCATGGACCGAAGAGCATCCTGAGTACTACATGAAGGATTCTACCGGTGCTATTACTTATGAGGCGGACTGGACTGATATTGCGCAGCTCAATTATGAAAACAAAGAGCTGTGGGATAAGATGATCGAAAAAATGAAGTTTTGGATTGAAGAGACCAATATTGACGGCTATCGCGTAGATCACGCGGGACATGATATTCCATTAGACTTTTGGAAACGAGCTATTCCTGAAGTGAATGAATCAAAAAAAGATTTCTTTTGGCTGGCCGAATGGAATACCCCTGAGATGCATCCTTGGTTCGATGCTACCTACACATGGGAGTTCTTTCACTTAATTACAGAAGTTGCAGCGGGTGAGGCTCCGGTTGATGAGATTACAGCACAGATAAAAAAAGATCAGGAGCGATTTCCAGATCATGCATATCGTCTCTATTTCACTTCCAATCACGATGAAAATTCCTGGAATGGTACCGACGAAGAGCTTTATGGTGATAATTTCGAAAATTTTGCAGTGTTAACTGCTACCATTGATGGTATGCCGTTGGTATATAGCGGACAGGAGACAGCCTTGGATAAACGGCTGGAGTTTTTCCAAAAAGATCCCATCGAATGGGAGGACGAAGAGTATGAAGATTTCTACCAAACGCTGTTTGAGCTGAAAGATCGTAATAAAGCGCTCTGGAATGGTCAGTATGGTGGTGATTTTGTACCAGTAGATACCGAATCAGACGGTCAAACGTATGCCTATAAACGGGTAAAAGGGGATGATGAAGTATTTGTGATCCTGAATTTTGAAGGTAGTGAGCAGGATATTTCTTTCCCCGATTTAGTGGAAGAAACGGAATACACCGATGTATTTAATGATGATACGATCACCGTTAACAGTGATGGCATTACACTTGGCGCCAATGCATATATAGTTCTTGAAAAATAA
- a CDS encoding glycoside hydrolase family 13 protein: MPINHNFRSLILSLFFTLFLFGSAHAQDYNIDRVEPLHWWVGMENPELQLMIYGDDVGDLSPAIDYKGVIIKRIQKVENDNYLFVYLDISKDAEPGSFDITLSKDGKQELSHAYELKEREENSAQRQGFNSSDVMYLITPDRFANGNSNNDSIAGYQDSLDRDDDYGRHGGDIQGIINHLDYIEEMGFTAIWLNPIKENAMKSSSYHGYATTDYYKVDPRYGSNELYKKLSEEAEKRGIKLVMDMIMNHSGSNHWWMNDLPTEDWVHYPDEYQQTNHRRTTLHDPYASDIDTKRMTDGWFVKSMPDLNQDNPLLADYLIYNSLWWIEYAGLGGIRHDTHPYAGQEFMAEWTCRIMEEYPNFNIVGEEWSVDPLVISKWQRGSDKPDDFSSCLPSLMDFPIQTTLVDALTSEESWGSGFVDLYETLSFDYAYANPFNMVIFPDNHDMDRFYRQVNQDLDLYKMGLAYIMTMRGIPQFYYGTELLMSNEKEHDHGQIREDFPGGWESDTKNGFTGKGLSDKQKEAQSFVKKLVNWRKNNPVIHDGKLMQYAPNHDGTYVYFRYNEEKSVMVAFNKAEEAKTLDTDYYYEQLGGFSKGTDVITGQTYELDTLEIPARSVLILELE, encoded by the coding sequence ATGCCCATAAATCACAACTTTCGTTCGCTGATTCTCTCACTTTTTTTCACGCTCTTTCTCTTTGGATCCGCCCATGCCCAAGATTATAATATCGATCGTGTGGAGCCGCTTCATTGGTGGGTTGGGATGGAAAATCCCGAGCTCCAGCTTATGATCTACGGTGATGATGTGGGGGACCTCTCTCCTGCTATTGATTATAAAGGCGTTATCATCAAACGTATCCAAAAGGTAGAAAACGACAACTACCTGTTTGTCTACCTGGATATCTCCAAGGATGCTGAGCCCGGCTCCTTTGATATTACCTTATCGAAAGATGGCAAACAGGAACTTAGTCACGCCTATGAACTCAAAGAGCGGGAGGAAAACTCTGCTCAGCGTCAAGGATTCAACTCCTCGGATGTGATGTACTTGATTACGCCTGATCGTTTTGCCAACGGTAACTCCAACAACGACAGCATAGCGGGTTACCAGGACTCCCTCGATCGGGATGATGATTACGGACGTCACGGTGGGGATATCCAAGGCATTATTAATCATCTGGATTACATCGAAGAAATGGGCTTTACGGCTATTTGGCTGAATCCCATAAAAGAAAATGCCATGAAAAGTTCCTCCTATCATGGCTATGCCACCACCGATTATTACAAAGTAGATCCACGGTATGGAAGCAATGAGCTTTATAAAAAACTGAGTGAAGAAGCTGAAAAACGGGGTATCAAGTTGGTTATGGATATGATTATGAACCACTCGGGCTCTAACCACTGGTGGATGAATGATCTGCCTACCGAGGACTGGGTGCATTATCCCGATGAATATCAGCAAACCAATCACCGGCGAACCACACTACACGATCCTTACGCCTCTGATATCGACACAAAACGAATGACAGACGGCTGGTTTGTGAAATCGATGCCCGACTTAAATCAGGATAATCCCCTGTTGGCCGACTACCTAATTTACAACAGCCTCTGGTGGATCGAGTATGCAGGACTCGGTGGCATTCGTCACGATACCCATCCCTATGCCGGACAGGAATTTATGGCTGAGTGGACCTGCCGCATTATGGAAGAGTATCCGAACTTTAATATTGTAGGTGAAGAATGGAGTGTTGATCCGTTAGTAATATCTAAATGGCAGCGCGGCAGCGACAAGCCCGACGACTTTAGTTCCTGCCTGCCCAGCCTGATGGACTTCCCCATCCAGACCACCCTCGTTGATGCCTTAACCAGCGAAGAAAGCTGGGGCAGTGGATTTGTGGACCTATACGAAACCCTGAGTTTTGATTATGCATATGCCAATCCCTTTAATATGGTGATCTTTCCCGATAATCACGATATGGATCGTTTTTATCGTCAGGTAAACCAAGACTTGGACCTGTACAAAATGGGACTGGCCTATATTATGACGATGCGGGGTATTCCGCAGTTTTACTACGGTACGGAACTACTAATGAGTAACGAAAAAGAACACGACCACGGACAAATCCGCGAAGACTTCCCCGGGGGATGGGAAAGCGATACCAAAAACGGTTTTACGGGTAAAGGCTTATCGGATAAGCAAAAAGAGGCCCAATCATTCGTCAAAAAGCTGGTCAACTGGCGAAAGAACAATCCCGTTATCCACGATGGCAAGCTCATGCAATATGCGCCCAATCATGATGGTACCTATGTTTACTTTCGATATAACGAAGAAAAATCGGTAATGGTGGCTTTTAACAAGGCGGAGGAAGCAAAAACATTAGACACCGATTACTACTACGAGCAACTGGGTGGTTTTAGCAAAGGAACCGATGTTATTACTGGCCAAACGTATGAGTTGGACACCCTCGAAATTCCAGCCCGTTCAGTGCTTATCCTGGAGTTGGAATAA
- a CDS encoding alpha-amylase family glycosyl hydrolase — protein MRRITTTLLFILGLIITAQAQVITTVPEFPTFDQSVTITFDATEGTGGLEDYSGDVYAHTGVITDESTDNSDWKYVVAEWDENIEKAKMERDANNPDLYTLEITPSIREYYGVSEEETIEQMAFVFRSSDGALEGKDDDGEDIFATVYEGFTVEFDNPTKDPSFYELNSSITIEGSAITDSTEYELTLFIDGQEEEQVTDQSLSYNFNASTKGNYTLTLAGTDGATSDTLSQQLIVNPEMTEQARPQGLQDGITYVDDNTIRLSLFAPDKEFVYVIGGFTNWKIDPNYFMNKEVVNIDSSYYWIEFDIPDPNKEYGFQYLVDGEVRVADPYSEKILHPEDQYISEETYPGLQPYPKETDFAVGILQPGKAEYQWQHEQYDRPEDDELVIYELLVRDFVENHDYKTLTDTLDYLDRLGVNAIELMPVMEFEGNSSWGYNSSFLFATDKYYGPAEDLKEFIDEAHSRDMAIILDIVLNHVYGQSPLVRLWNEGDYGRPIAENPYLNVESPNQTYSWGYDFNHESQATKYYVDRVTRYWLEEFNADGYRFDFTKGFTQNSGDGWDRDDDRIRLLKRMADQQWAVDDSSYVILEHLTANSEEQELSNYGMLLWGNQHYNYKQASMAYNDNEESDFSGIYYEERSWDAPNLLGYMESHDEERLMFENLNYGDSNSNGNYDITDENTALNRVKLSAAFFFPVPGPKMFWQFGELGYDYSINHCEDGSVNDACRTSPKPIRWDYYDDEERKKLYDTYRALIKLRTSHEAFTSKESEVTMNVDGTTKRIAISHPKMEVTIAGNFDVEDADLQPQFSQSGEWYDFFSGDTLSVSDTDTTITMQAGEFHIYTTEKFEKPAGNPVSFESKNGDGEGKTTEKLELHQNYPNPFNPSTTIPYDLPEDAKVHLEVFNILGQKVLEQDLGEQTAGADKEITVDFSHLSSGVYIYRIQAGGEIKSKKMMMVK, from the coding sequence ATGCGACGTATTACTACTACGCTCCTATTTATATTGGGGCTTATTATTACAGCGCAGGCGCAAGTTATCACAACCGTTCCAGAATTTCCTACCTTCGACCAGTCTGTGACCATTACCTTTGACGCCACCGAAGGGACCGGCGGACTCGAGGACTACTCCGGGGATGTCTATGCCCACACAGGAGTCATTACTGATGAAAGTACAGACAATTCAGATTGGAAATATGTTGTTGCCGAATGGGACGAAAATATCGAAAAAGCGAAAATGGAGCGTGATGCCAATAATCCGGATCTTTATACCTTGGAAATCACCCCCTCTATTCGGGAGTACTATGGTGTATCTGAAGAAGAAACAATCGAGCAGATGGCATTCGTTTTTCGAAGCAGCGACGGAGCGCTGGAAGGCAAGGATGACGACGGAGAAGATATTTTTGCTACTGTTTACGAAGGATTCACAGTCGAATTCGACAATCCGACCAAAGACCCATCATTTTACGAGCTAAACAGCAGTATCACGATTGAAGGCAGCGCCATAACCGACAGCACAGAATACGAACTCACACTCTTTATCGATGGACAAGAGGAAGAACAGGTTACAGACCAAAGTCTCTCGTACAATTTTAACGCATCCACTAAGGGAAACTACACACTTACACTGGCTGGTACTGACGGTGCCACCTCAGATACGTTGTCACAGCAACTAATTGTAAATCCCGAAATGACCGAACAGGCACGCCCACAAGGTCTGCAAGACGGTATTACCTACGTGGATGACAATACCATTCGGCTTTCGCTTTTTGCGCCGGACAAGGAGTTTGTCTACGTAATTGGTGGTTTTACGAATTGGAAAATTGATCCTAACTACTTCATGAACAAAGAAGTAGTAAATATTGATAGTAGCTATTACTGGATTGAATTTGATATACCCGATCCTAACAAGGAATACGGCTTTCAATATTTGGTGGACGGAGAAGTTCGCGTGGCCGACCCCTATTCGGAAAAGATCCTACATCCCGAGGACCAATATATATCCGAAGAAACATATCCCGGCTTACAACCTTACCCTAAGGAAACTGACTTTGCGGTTGGCATACTACAACCTGGCAAAGCTGAGTACCAATGGCAGCACGAGCAATATGATCGCCCGGAGGATGACGAGCTTGTTATTTATGAATTGCTGGTTCGAGACTTTGTAGAAAATCACGATTACAAAACCCTTACCGATACCTTGGACTATCTCGACCGACTGGGTGTTAATGCTATTGAACTGATGCCGGTGATGGAATTTGAGGGCAATAGCAGCTGGGGCTACAACTCCTCTTTTTTGTTTGCAACGGATAAATATTACGGCCCTGCTGAAGACCTTAAGGAATTCATTGACGAAGCCCATTCACGCGACATGGCGATTATATTGGATATCGTGCTGAACCACGTGTATGGTCAATCACCGCTGGTACGGCTCTGGAATGAGGGAGATTACGGGCGACCTATAGCTGAGAATCCATACCTAAATGTTGAATCTCCCAATCAAACCTATTCCTGGGGATATGATTTCAATCACGAGTCACAAGCCACCAAGTATTACGTGGATCGAGTCACCCGCTACTGGCTGGAGGAATTTAATGCAGATGGCTACCGCTTTGATTTCACCAAGGGATTCACTCAAAATTCCGGAGACGGATGGGATCGGGATGATGATCGCATCCGGCTTCTTAAGCGCATGGCCGATCAGCAGTGGGCAGTAGATGACTCTTCATACGTAATTCTTGAACATCTGACTGCTAACAGCGAAGAGCAGGAACTCTCCAACTATGGCATGCTACTTTGGGGCAACCAACACTACAATTACAAACAAGCCTCCATGGCGTATAACGACAACGAGGAAAGCGATTTTTCGGGCATTTATTATGAAGAGCGCAGCTGGGATGCCCCCAATTTACTGGGCTATATGGAAAGTCATGACGAAGAGCGTCTAATGTTTGAAAACCTTAACTACGGCGACAGCAATAGTAATGGCAACTATGATATCACAGACGAAAATACGGCATTAAATCGCGTGAAGCTCTCAGCGGCCTTTTTCTTTCCCGTACCTGGGCCTAAAATGTTCTGGCAGTTTGGGGAATTAGGCTACGATTACAGCATTAATCACTGTGAAGATGGCTCTGTTAATGATGCCTGCCGGACATCGCCCAAACCCATTCGATGGGATTATTACGACGATGAAGAACGTAAAAAACTGTATGACACCTACAGAGCCCTTATCAAACTTCGTACGTCGCATGAAGCCTTTACATCCAAAGAATCGGAGGTGACAATGAACGTCGATGGTACGACCAAACGAATTGCGATCAGCCATCCCAAAATGGAAGTAACTATTGCCGGTAATTTTGATGTTGAAGATGCCGATTTACAGCCCCAGTTTTCGCAGTCCGGTGAATGGTACGATTTCTTTTCCGGGGATACGCTGTCGGTCAGTGATACCGATACCACCATTACCATGCAAGCGGGTGAATTTCATATTTATACGACCGAGAAGTTTGAAAAGCCGGCCGGTAATCCAGTTTCGTTTGAGAGTAAAAATGGTGACGGAGAAGGTAAGACCACTGAGAAATTAGAGCTACACCAAAACTACCCTAATCCATTCAATCCATCCACTACTATTCCCTACGACCTGCCCGAGGATGCCAAGGTACATTTGGAAGTCTTTAATATCTTGGGACAAAAAGTTCTTGAACAAGATTTAGGCGAACAGACTGCCGGAGCCGACAAAGAAATCACCGTGGATTTTTCTCATCTTTCCTCGGGCGTATATATTTACCGAATACAAGCCGGTGGCGAGATCAAATCCAAAAAAATGATGATGGTGAAGTAA
- a CDS encoding SusE domain-containing protein, with protein sequence MKKLSLLSFLLAGLLIFSSCDKGELGPVANSSDPEAPEISSPSSGESFALNEENAEEVAMTIEWSKPDFGFSSAPTYTIEFAEAGSDSGFVELDRTQQTSYDVVTQDLNNALIGEEFATGQEHSIDLRVVASLPDESVSPVISTAKTIAITPYFAEISYPEIYVPGGYQGASNEGTDWTPSDAPALYSFEDNDMYEGYVYMAGTDNLFKFTPDPTWDNGDWGDTGADGTLDEGGDNISLTESGYYYMEVDLNDLTYSVTNTEWAVTGSATPNGWANEDEGISDHNMTYDSANKVWTIDLNLSAGEMKFRANDAWDIEYGDDEGDGRLELGGSNIAIEEAGNYTIELDLSEAPFSYTVTQN encoded by the coding sequence ATGAAGAAACTAAGCCTACTATCATTTTTATTGGCCGGGCTCCTGATCTTCTCCTCTTGCGACAAAGGGGAGCTTGGGCCTGTTGCTAACTCTTCAGATCCTGAAGCACCCGAAATAAGTTCTCCCTCATCTGGTGAAAGTTTTGCCCTTAATGAGGAAAATGCCGAAGAAGTTGCAATGACTATCGAATGGTCTAAACCTGACTTCGGTTTCTCATCGGCTCCAACATACACCATTGAGTTTGCCGAAGCTGGCAGTGACTCTGGTTTTGTTGAACTCGATAGAACGCAACAAACTTCTTATGATGTTGTAACACAAGACCTAAATAATGCCCTTATCGGTGAAGAATTCGCTACAGGTCAAGAGCACTCAATTGATTTAAGAGTAGTTGCTTCTCTTCCGGACGAATCAGTTTCACCAGTAATTTCTACAGCGAAAACAATAGCAATTACGCCTTACTTTGCAGAGATTAGCTATCCGGAAATTTACGTACCAGGTGGCTATCAAGGAGCCAGTAATGAAGGCACTGACTGGACTCCAAGCGATGCTCCTGCCCTTTACTCTTTTGAAGACAATGATATGTATGAGGGCTATGTATATATGGCTGGTACAGATAATCTTTTTAAGTTTACTCCTGATCCCACTTGGGATAATGGCGACTGGGGTGATACCGGAGCTGATGGTACCTTAGATGAAGGTGGAGACAATATTTCTCTTACCGAATCTGGATACTATTATATGGAGGTAGACCTAAATGACCTGACCTATTCAGTAACAAATACCGAATGGGCTGTTACTGGTAGTGCTACACCAAATGGATGGGCCAATGAAGATGAAGGTATATCAGACCATAATATGACATATGATTCAGCAAATAAGGTGTGGACTATTGATTTGAACTTGTCTGCAGGTGAAATGAAATTCCGTGCAAACGATGCGTGGGATATAGAATATGGTGATGACGAAGGTGACGGCAGGCTTGAATTAGGTGGTAGTAACATCGCTATTGAAGAAGCCGGTAATTATACCATTGAACTTGACCTTAGTGAAGCACCATTTAGTTACACGGTTACACAAAACTAA
- a CDS encoding MFS transporter, with protein MNKQTEKPKLSFWDIWNMSFGFLGIQFGFALQNANVSRIFETLGASVDDIPILWIAAPVTGLVVQPIIGHLSDRTWNSLGRRRPYFLFGAIFASLALIIMPNSPVLWVAAGMLWIMDASINISMEPFRAFVGDMLPADQHTKGFAMQTFFIGTGAVIASALPYIMTNWVGLANTAGPGKIPPAVQWSFYIGAATFLGAVLWTVWTTEEYPPEELDRYSENEPGEGSIIDAAKKGEIDTGTAQRKFTIGGVLIAAGLALTYYIYGANFEQELYIFSIGVAVFGLVMAVAGFMQQTLGKDEHGLVVVVSDFLSMPKTMVQLSAVQFFSWFALFAMWIYTTAAVTSHVYGTSDTTTALYNEGADWVGMLFAIYNGFAALIAFALPYFAKLTSRKIVHAVSLLIGGVSLASIYLISDPMMLILPMLGIGVAWGSILAMPYAILSGAIPAKKMGVYMGLFNFFIVIPQIVAASILGTMLRNLFSGEAIFALIAGGGAMAFAALMMIFVDDKAAQEMNEPDALEPAE; from the coding sequence ATGAATAAACAGACGGAAAAGCCTAAGCTAAGTTTTTGGGATATCTGGAATATGAGCTTTGGCTTTTTGGGGATACAATTCGGATTTGCTCTCCAAAATGCCAACGTTAGCCGTATTTTTGAAACTCTCGGTGCAAGCGTGGATGATATTCCCATTTTGTGGATTGCGGCTCCGGTTACGGGATTGGTCGTCCAGCCCATTATTGGTCACCTGAGCGACCGCACTTGGAATAGCCTGGGTCGTCGAAGGCCCTATTTTCTATTTGGAGCAATCTTTGCGTCACTGGCATTAATTATCATGCCCAATTCGCCTGTGTTGTGGGTGGCAGCGGGTATGCTTTGGATTATGGATGCCTCGATTAACATTTCTATGGAGCCATTTCGAGCTTTTGTGGGGGATATGCTTCCCGCTGACCAGCATACCAAAGGATTTGCTATGCAGACCTTCTTTATTGGTACAGGGGCCGTGATTGCATCAGCATTGCCGTATATTATGACCAACTGGGTGGGATTGGCCAATACCGCTGGACCTGGTAAAATTCCGCCGGCCGTACAATGGTCGTTTTATATTGGTGCAGCTACTTTTTTGGGAGCTGTTCTATGGACGGTTTGGACGACAGAAGAGTATCCACCCGAAGAGCTTGATCGATATTCAGAAAATGAACCGGGAGAAGGGTCTATCATTGATGCCGCGAAAAAAGGAGAGATTGATACCGGTACTGCGCAGCGAAAGTTCACCATTGGTGGAGTTTTAATTGCTGCCGGACTTGCGTTAACCTATTATATTTATGGCGCTAATTTTGAGCAAGAGCTTTACATATTTAGCATTGGTGTAGCAGTATTTGGGTTGGTTATGGCTGTTGCCGGGTTTATGCAGCAGACATTGGGCAAAGATGAACACGGTTTGGTCGTGGTTGTTTCTGATTTTTTAAGTATGCCCAAAACGATGGTTCAGCTTTCGGCGGTGCAATTCTTTTCATGGTTTGCATTATTTGCCATGTGGATTTATACCACTGCTGCGGTTACGTCGCATGTATACGGAACCAGTGATACGACTACGGCGCTCTATAATGAGGGAGCCGATTGGGTGGGAATGTTATTTGCTATCTACAATGGGTTTGCAGCTCTTATTGCATTTGCATTGCCGTATTTTGCAAAATTGACCAGTCGCAAGATTGTGCATGCCGTTTCCCTGTTGATAGGAGGAGTAAGCCTTGCAAGTATCTATCTGATAAGTGACCCCATGATGCTCATTCTGCCTATGTTAGGCATTGGTGTAGCCTGGGGCAGTATTTTGGCTATGCCGTATGCTATTCTTTCGGGAGCCATTCCTGCCAAGAAGATGGGCGTGTATATGGGATTGTTTAATTTCTTTATTGTGATTCCACAGATTGTGGCGGCCAGTATTTTGGGAACCATGCTTAGAAATCTCTTTAGTGGGGAAGCAATCTTTGCCCTGATAGCAGGAGGGGGAGCAATGGCGTTTGCTGCCCTCATGATGATTTTTGTGGATGACAAAGCCGCACAAGAAATGAACGAGCCAGATGCTCTTGAACCTGCCGAATAA